A window from Variovorax sp. PBL-E5 encodes these proteins:
- a CDS encoding bifunctional cytochrome P450/NADPH--P450 reductase, giving the protein MAGKNALYPIPHPAKKPFVGNILSIGSDSPVLDMWKIAQELGAIYWLDMPGMPVIVVSSAALVDELCDEKRFDKSTKGTLRRLRALSHGLFTSDTHESTWSKPHNILLANFSQRAMQAYHPMMLDIAGQLVTKWERLNFDEEVDVVRDMTALTLDTIGLCGFGYRFNSFYREGFHPFVDAMVRTLETVQNRRGLPLEELMLKKELAQQRKDVRYMHKMVEDIVRERRASGADIATKPDLLSYMIAGVDKKTGEQLDDRQIRDECIEFLIAGHETTSGLLSFAIYFLLNNPDAMAKAQAEVDHVLGPDLSVKPTYAQVNRLGYVLQVLKESLRMFPTAPAIAMAAKEDTTIGGQYTIKKRNMIIMHALALHRDKTVWGEDADRFNPDHFSREAERERPVNAFKPFGNGQRACIGRQFALQEAVLTLGMILQRFTLVDHTGYKLKIKEALTIKPEGFRIKALLRDPATRSRGDDASQPVPAAASGKPAASRRTQAARHGTSLLVLQGSNLGTAEDLARQLAEAGELRGFSTQLASLDDYAERLPANGAVAIVCASYNGMAPDNAAEFHRWLDKADDALNGVRFSVFGCGNTDWASTYQAVPRRIDERLAMLGATRLHARGEGDAREDMDGAFQDWSDALWPALVAAFDLKTGADAPAQSEPLYTLEELPPPQKNALVDALGAVAMRVIENRELQSAGAAAAADARSTRHVELQLPEGVSYRPGDHLSVVPRNGPAQVERAMARFGFARNAHLRLQAAPGRKAALPVDQVIAIDRLLGDYVELQDVATRKQIAQLAAQTECPFTKPKLAALSGADEASAALYKSEVLHKRKSVLDLLEEFPACQIPFALFLEMLSPLTPRYYSISSSPSADAARCSVTVGVVDGPARSGLGRFEGVCSSYLARAEAGDMVHGVVRETTAEGFRLPDDPARPVIMVGPGTGLAPFRGFLQERAAQIAEGAAPGEAMLFFGCRHPGQDFIYRDELERWADSGLMQLHTAFSRAGERKVYVQDLIREQAAQVWRLLDQGAIVYVCGDGSRMEPDVRRTLSDIAREHGQDGSAWMERMIAQQRYVLDVWAGA; this is encoded by the coding sequence ATGGCAGGCAAGAACGCGCTCTACCCGATTCCGCATCCGGCGAAGAAGCCCTTCGTCGGCAATATCCTGTCGATCGGCTCCGATTCGCCGGTGCTGGACATGTGGAAGATTGCACAGGAGCTCGGCGCCATCTACTGGCTCGACATGCCAGGCATGCCGGTGATCGTGGTGTCCTCGGCGGCGCTGGTGGACGAACTCTGCGACGAGAAGCGCTTCGACAAGAGCACCAAGGGCACGCTGCGCCGGCTGCGCGCACTGTCGCACGGGCTCTTCACCTCGGACACGCACGAGTCGACCTGGTCGAAGCCGCACAACATCCTGCTGGCCAACTTCAGCCAGCGCGCGATGCAGGCCTACCATCCGATGATGCTCGACATCGCCGGGCAGCTCGTGACCAAGTGGGAGCGGCTGAACTTCGACGAGGAGGTCGACGTGGTGCGCGACATGACCGCGCTCACGCTCGACACCATCGGCCTGTGCGGCTTCGGCTATCGCTTCAACTCGTTCTATCGCGAGGGCTTCCATCCCTTCGTCGATGCGATGGTGCGCACGCTGGAAACGGTGCAGAACCGGCGCGGCCTGCCGCTCGAGGAGCTGATGCTCAAGAAAGAGCTGGCGCAGCAGCGCAAGGACGTGCGCTACATGCACAAGATGGTCGAGGACATCGTGCGCGAGCGGCGCGCGAGCGGCGCCGACATCGCGACCAAGCCCGACTTGCTGAGCTACATGATCGCCGGCGTCGACAAGAAGACCGGCGAGCAGCTGGACGACCGGCAGATCCGCGACGAGTGCATCGAGTTCCTGATCGCGGGCCACGAGACCACGAGCGGGCTGCTGTCCTTCGCCATCTACTTCCTGCTGAACAATCCGGACGCGATGGCCAAGGCGCAGGCCGAGGTCGACCACGTGCTCGGCCCCGATCTGTCGGTGAAGCCGACCTATGCGCAGGTCAACCGCCTCGGCTACGTGCTGCAGGTGCTGAAGGAATCGCTGCGCATGTTCCCGACCGCGCCGGCGATCGCGATGGCCGCGAAGGAAGACACGACCATCGGCGGCCAGTACACGATCAAGAAGCGCAACATGATCATCATGCATGCGCTGGCGCTGCATCGCGACAAGACGGTATGGGGCGAGGATGCCGACCGGTTCAACCCCGACCACTTCAGCCGCGAAGCCGAACGCGAGCGGCCGGTCAATGCCTTCAAGCCTTTCGGCAACGGCCAGCGCGCCTGCATCGGACGGCAGTTCGCGCTGCAGGAAGCGGTGCTCACGCTCGGCATGATCCTGCAGCGCTTCACGCTGGTGGACCACACCGGCTACAAGCTGAAGATCAAGGAAGCGCTGACGATCAAGCCCGAGGGCTTCAGGATCAAGGCGCTGTTGCGCGACCCGGCCACGCGTTCGCGCGGCGACGACGCATCGCAGCCAGTGCCGGCCGCGGCCAGCGGGAAGCCGGCCGCATCCCGCAGAACGCAGGCGGCGCGCCACGGCACCTCGCTGCTGGTGCTGCAGGGCTCCAACCTCGGCACCGCCGAAGATCTCGCGCGCCAGCTGGCCGAAGCCGGCGAGCTGCGCGGCTTCTCGACCCAGTTGGCCTCGCTCGACGACTATGCCGAGCGCCTGCCGGCGAACGGCGCCGTGGCCATCGTCTGCGCCTCGTACAACGGCATGGCGCCGGACAACGCGGCCGAGTTCCATCGCTGGCTCGACAAGGCAGACGACGCGCTCAACGGCGTGCGCTTCAGCGTGTTCGGCTGCGGCAACACCGACTGGGCCTCGACCTACCAGGCCGTGCCGCGCCGCATCGACGAACGGCTCGCGATGCTGGGCGCGACGCGCCTGCATGCACGCGGCGAAGGCGATGCGCGCGAGGACATGGACGGCGCCTTCCAGGATTGGAGCGATGCGCTGTGGCCGGCGCTGGTCGCGGCCTTCGACCTGAAGACGGGCGCGGACGCGCCGGCGCAGAGCGAGCCGCTCTACACGCTCGAAGAGCTGCCGCCGCCGCAGAAGAATGCGCTGGTCGATGCGCTCGGTGCGGTGGCGATGCGTGTGATCGAGAACCGCGAGTTGCAGAGCGCAGGTGCCGCTGCAGCGGCCGATGCGCGCTCGACGCGCCATGTCGAATTGCAGTTGCCCGAGGGCGTAAGTTATCGACCCGGCGATCACCTGAGCGTGGTGCCGCGCAACGGGCCGGCGCAGGTCGAGCGCGCGATGGCGCGCTTCGGCTTCGCGCGCAACGCCCACCTGCGGCTGCAGGCCGCGCCGGGCCGCAAGGCGGCGCTGCCGGTCGACCAGGTGATCGCGATCGACCGCCTGCTCGGCGATTACGTCGAGCTGCAGGACGTGGCCACGCGCAAGCAGATCGCGCAGCTCGCGGCGCAGACCGAATGCCCGTTCACGAAGCCGAAGCTGGCGGCGCTCTCCGGCGCGGACGAGGCCTCGGCGGCGCTCTACAAGAGCGAGGTGCTGCACAAGCGCAAGTCGGTGCTCGACCTGCTGGAGGAATTCCCGGCCTGCCAGATCCCGTTCGCGCTGTTCCTCGAGATGCTGTCGCCGCTCACACCGCGCTACTACTCGATTTCGTCGTCACCGAGCGCCGATGCGGCGCGCTGCAGCGTCACGGTGGGCGTGGTGGACGGGCCGGCGCGCTCGGGGCTGGGCCGTTTCGAGGGCGTGTGCTCGAGCTATCTCGCACGCGCCGAGGCCGGCGACATGGTGCATGGCGTGGTGCGCGAGACCACGGCCGAGGGCTTTCGCCTGCCCGACGATCCGGCGCGGCCGGTCATCATGGTCGGGCCGGGCACCGGGCTTGCGCCCTTCCGCGGCTTCCTGCAGGAACGCGCGGCGCAGATCGCCGAGGGCGCGGCGCCGGGCGAGGCGATGCTCTTCTTCGGCTGCCGGCATCCCGGGCAGGACTTCATCTACCGGGACGAACTCGAGCGCTGGGCCGACAGCGGGTTGATGCAGTTGCACACCGCCTTCTCACGTGCGGGCGAGCGCAAGGTCTATGTGCAGGATCTGATCCGCGAACAGGCCGCGCAGGTCTGGCGCTTGCTGGACCAGGGCGCGATCGTCTACGTGTGCGGCGATGGCTCGCGCATGGAGCCCGACGTGCGGCGCACGCTGTCGGACATCGCGCGCGAGCACGGGCAGGATGGCAGCGCATGGATGGAGCGGATGATCGCCCAGCAGCGCTACGTGCTCGACGTCTGGGCGGGGGCCTAG
- a CDS encoding TetR/AcrR family transcriptional regulator has protein sequence MGRTSETPHKPHLPRGTGRQRAATEATDVQRERILAAATDLFARQGYANTTMAQIVRALGVTKPFVYYYFRDKQEIFETLSWRPTVDCLTAMDFAPDDRRSAREKVMEGIERLIRATVAHHPCAFFPYREPQVYRPEYKAAQMKLAHHFYDRLFPLLEEGRRDGDFDFDDTRITALAACSLPGFLYTWYRPGGRLSPDEVVAQLSKLAWRVFGLRTHR, from the coding sequence ATGGGTAGAACATCGGAGACACCGCACAAACCCCACCTGCCGCGGGGGACGGGCCGCCAGCGCGCCGCCACCGAGGCGACCGACGTGCAGCGCGAACGCATCCTCGCCGCGGCCACCGATCTGTTCGCGCGCCAGGGCTATGCCAACACCACGATGGCGCAGATCGTGCGCGCGCTCGGCGTCACCAAGCCCTTCGTCTACTACTATTTCCGCGACAAGCAGGAAATCTTCGAGACGCTTTCGTGGCGGCCCACGGTCGACTGCCTGACCGCGATGGACTTCGCGCCCGACGACCGGCGCAGCGCGCGCGAGAAGGTGATGGAAGGCATCGAACGGCTGATCCGCGCCACCGTCGCGCACCATCCCTGCGCCTTCTTTCCCTACCGCGAGCCGCAGGTCTATCGCCCCGAATACAAGGCTGCGCAGATGAAGCTCGCGCACCATTTCTACGACCGGCTGTTCCCGTTGCTCGAGGAAGGCCGGCGCGACGGCGACTTCGACTTCGACGACACCCGCATCACCGCGCTCGCCGCCTGCAGCCTGCCGGGCTTCCTCTACACCTGGTACCGCCCGGGCGGGCGCCTGTCGCCGGACGAGGTGGTGGCGCAACTGTCGAAGCTGGCCTGGCGCGTGTTCGGCCTTCGCACGCACCGCTAA
- a CDS encoding carboxyl transferase domain-containing protein gives MFQKILVANRGEIAVRLTRALRDLGIASVAVHAKDDAAALHVQLADEVAPLAAAGPSAYLDIAALIAVARERGCDAVHPGYGFLSERADFARACEAAGLCFIGPTPSQLALFGDKAEARALAQRCGVPVMPGSTGAVTLAEAQAFFAVQQAEGAGIMVKALGGGGGRGMRAVSNASELTEAHARCMSEARAAFGIEGVYVERLMRDARHIEVQVLGDGQAVASLGERECTLQRRFQKLVEIAPSPSLPEGLRDQITQAALRMARAVHYRSLGTFEFLIDLHSPTLPFVFIEANPRLQVEHTVTEAVKGLDLVQLQIGIAAGRSLAELGIDDVRTAAQRGFAVQWRINAETLDAQGHARPSAGTLARFELPSGPGVRVDTHGHAGLAPSPHYDTLLAKLIVHSPSPRFGDAVRRSLRALAECHIDGLATNLALLRAIAARPEFATQAVHTRFVEENLADLLAAAAHIDAAAAKNARPAAFVESVAAPSQGEEGGLVVRAPMPARLVQFEVELGDVVPAGAQLGVLEAMKMEHLLPAPAAGRVVALLAVAGDYLVEGQSLVRLEAVDTQAAAVEAQAEPDLDEIRPDLRKVIDRHAPTLDANRIAAMAKRHAQGGRSARANIADLCDTADDPGNFTEYGALAIAAQTRRRSREDLIAHTPADGMVTGIGSVNARQFGAESSRCVVMAYDYTVLAGTQGMRNHQKTDRMLGIAHALKLPVVLFAEGGGGRPGDTDMPVVAGLNNHTFSRFAALSGQVPVVGIAHGRCFAGNAALLGCADVIIATEASNIGMSGPAMIEGGGLGRFAPEQIGPSGVQSRNGVIDILVSDEAQAVDVAKHYLSYFQGATHEWQCADPRRLRRAVPENRLRVYDVRAVMHDLADSGSLLELRAGFGAGIVTALARIEGKPIGLLANNPHHLGGAIDVDAADKAARFMQLCNAHGLPLVALCDTPGFMVGPEIEAQAQVRHVCRMFMVASHLRVPYFAVVLRKGYGLGAQAMTAGGFDAPVFTVAWPTGEFGAMGLEGAVRLGFRKELEAAAEGAERDALFKSLVAQQYANGEAIPMAETLEIDAVIDPADTRAWLVRGLASSARMAAQRPAATFVDTW, from the coding sequence GTGTTCCAGAAGATCCTCGTGGCCAACCGCGGCGAGATCGCCGTGCGGCTGACGCGCGCCTTGCGCGACCTCGGCATCGCGAGCGTCGCCGTCCATGCGAAGGACGATGCGGCTGCGCTGCACGTGCAGCTGGCGGACGAGGTCGCGCCGCTCGCCGCGGCCGGCCCCTCGGCCTACCTCGACATCGCGGCGCTGATCGCCGTCGCGCGCGAGCGTGGCTGCGACGCGGTGCACCCGGGCTACGGCTTCCTCAGCGAGCGCGCCGATTTCGCGCGCGCCTGCGAGGCCGCGGGGCTGTGCTTCATCGGGCCAACACCGTCGCAGCTCGCGCTGTTCGGCGACAAGGCGGAAGCACGCGCGCTGGCCCAACGATGCGGCGTGCCTGTGATGCCGGGCAGCACCGGCGCGGTGACGCTGGCCGAGGCGCAGGCCTTCTTCGCGGTCCAGCAGGCCGAGGGCGCCGGCATCATGGTCAAGGCGCTCGGTGGCGGCGGTGGCCGCGGCATGCGCGCGGTGTCGAATGCGTCCGAGTTGACGGAAGCGCATGCGCGCTGCATGTCCGAAGCCCGCGCCGCATTCGGCATCGAAGGCGTCTACGTCGAGCGGCTGATGCGCGATGCGCGCCACATCGAGGTCCAGGTGCTCGGCGATGGGCAAGCGGTCGCGAGCCTCGGCGAGCGCGAATGCACGCTGCAGCGGCGTTTCCAGAAGCTGGTCGAGATCGCGCCGAGCCCGTCCTTGCCCGAAGGCTTGCGCGACCAGATCACGCAGGCCGCGCTGCGCATGGCGCGGGCGGTGCACTATCGCAGCCTCGGCACCTTCGAGTTCCTGATCGACCTGCATTCGCCGACCTTGCCCTTCGTCTTCATCGAGGCCAATCCGCGGCTGCAGGTCGAGCACACCGTGACCGAAGCCGTCAAGGGGCTCGACCTGGTGCAGCTGCAGATCGGCATTGCCGCCGGGCGCAGCCTGGCCGAGCTGGGCATCGATGACGTGCGCACGGCGGCGCAGCGCGGCTTCGCGGTGCAGTGGCGCATCAATGCCGAGACACTCGACGCGCAGGGCCATGCGCGGCCGTCCGCCGGCACGCTGGCGCGCTTCGAACTGCCGTCGGGGCCCGGCGTGCGCGTCGACACGCACGGCCATGCGGGGCTCGCGCCCTCGCCGCACTACGACACGCTGCTCGCCAAGCTGATCGTGCACTCGCCGTCGCCGCGCTTCGGCGATGCAGTGCGGCGCTCGCTGCGCGCATTGGCGGAATGCCACATCGACGGCCTGGCGACCAACCTGGCGCTGCTGCGCGCGATCGCGGCGCGGCCCGAGTTCGCGACGCAGGCGGTGCACACGCGCTTCGTCGAAGAGAACCTGGCCGATCTGCTGGCTGCGGCCGCGCACATCGACGCCGCGGCCGCGAAGAACGCGCGGCCGGCCGCCTTCGTCGAAAGTGTCGCTGCGCCGTCGCAGGGCGAAGAGGGCGGCCTGGTGGTCAGGGCACCGATGCCTGCGAGGCTGGTGCAGTTCGAGGTCGAGCTCGGCGATGTCGTGCCGGCCGGCGCGCAGCTCGGCGTGCTCGAGGCCATGAAGATGGAGCATCTGCTGCCTGCGCCCGCGGCCGGCCGCGTGGTCGCGCTGCTGGCCGTGGCCGGCGACTACCTGGTCGAGGGGCAGTCGCTGGTGCGGCTCGAAGCGGTGGACACGCAGGCGGCCGCGGTCGAAGCGCAGGCCGAACCGGACCTCGACGAGATCCGGCCCGACCTGCGCAAAGTGATCGACCGCCATGCGCCGACGCTCGATGCCAACCGCATCGCCGCCATGGCAAAGCGCCATGCGCAGGGCGGCCGCAGCGCGCGCGCCAACATCGCCGATCTCTGCGACACGGCCGACGATCCCGGCAACTTCACCGAGTACGGCGCGCTCGCGATCGCCGCGCAGACGCGCCGCCGCTCGCGCGAAGATCTGATCGCCCACACGCCGGCCGATGGCATGGTGACCGGCATCGGCAGCGTCAATGCGAGGCAGTTCGGCGCTGAAAGCTCGCGCTGCGTCGTCATGGCCTACGACTACACGGTGCTGGCCGGCACCCAGGGCATGCGCAACCACCAGAAGACCGATCGCATGCTGGGCATCGCGCACGCGCTGAAGCTGCCGGTGGTGCTGTTCGCCGAGGGCGGCGGCGGCCGGCCGGGCGACACCGACATGCCGGTGGTCGCCGGCCTGAACAACCACACCTTCAGCCGCTTCGCCGCGCTCTCGGGCCAGGTGCCGGTGGTCGGCATCGCGCATGGGCGCTGCTTCGCGGGCAATGCCGCGCTGCTCGGCTGCGCCGACGTGATCATCGCCACCGAGGCCAGCAACATCGGCATGAGCGGCCCGGCGATGATCGAAGGCGGCGGCCTCGGCCGCTTCGCGCCCGAACAGATCGGGCCGAGCGGCGTGCAGTCGCGCAACGGCGTGATCGACATCCTGGTCAGCGACGAAGCGCAGGCGGTCGACGTGGCGAAGCACTACCTGTCCTACTTCCAGGGCGCGACGCATGAGTGGCAGTGCGCCGACCCGCGCCGGCTGCGCCGTGCCGTGCCCGAGAACCGGCTGCGCGTGTACGACGTGCGCGCTGTGATGCACGACCTGGCCGACAGCGGCTCGCTGCTCGAATTGCGCGCGGGCTTCGGCGCCGGCATCGTGACGGCGCTGGCGCGCATCGAGGGAAAGCCCATCGGCCTGCTGGCCAACAACCCGCATCATCTCGGCGGCGCGATCGATGTCGATGCGGCCGACAAGGCCGCGCGCTTCATGCAGCTGTGCAATGCGCACGGCCTGCCGCTGGTGGCACTGTGCGACACGCCGGGCTTCATGGTCGGCCCCGAGATCGAGGCCCAGGCGCAGGTGCGCCACGTGTGCCGGATGTTCATGGTGGCCTCGCACTTGCGGGTGCCGTATTTCGCGGTGGTGCTGCGCAAGGGCTACGGGCTGGGTGCGCAGGCGATGACGGCCGGCGGCTTCGATGCGCCGGTGTTCACCGTCGCCTGGCCGACCGGAGAGTTCGGTGCCATGGGGCTCGAAGGCGCGGTGCGGCTGGGCTTTCGCAAGGAGCTCGAGGCCGCGGCCGAAGGCGCCGAGCGCGACGCGCTGTTCAAGTCGCTGGTTGCGCAGCAGTATGCGAACGGCGAAGCGATTCCGATGGCCGAGACGCTGGAGATCGATGCCGTGATCGATCCGGCCGACACGCGCGCCTGGCTGGTGCGCGGGCTCGCGTCGTCGGCGCGCATGGCGGCGCAACGGCCGGCGGCAACCTTTGTCGACACTTGGTAA
- a CDS encoding SGNH/GDSL hydrolase family protein — translation MNLVSRFFSRAGAAALACCAGALLLLPMMAAQAADVRWAASWAAAPQDYQQLPPALRAAPPEALAASGAQTLRERLLPTLGGRRVRIRFSNVFGKMPLHIAAASVARSTGGAAVSPATLRQLQFGGRTDITLAPGAEAWSDAARLSLEPGQAAAVSFEVGAPTSFATAHHLPPDATWMLPGRAVMRTSWRDAAPSPWNHVVTGLDVASATAPRVVVAFGDSITEGVGGRDAQGQPGSYPDQLATRLRGQPGGRTSFAVINAGIAGNRLLADRIGPGGIARFGRDVLGQSGVTHVLILIGINDLLFGQSPGLAEGGKPLPEIPGVEQITAGLQQLIRQARDKGVKVLLGTLLPFKGMPAPYWSGEREARRQAVNRWIRGRQDVEAVVDFDAALRDPADPAALNPLYDSGDHLHPSHAGYAAMAGAVDPQELRE, via the coding sequence ATGAACCTGGTTTCACGATTCTTCAGCCGCGCGGGTGCGGCGGCACTGGCCTGTTGCGCCGGTGCGTTGCTGCTGTTGCCGATGATGGCCGCGCAGGCCGCCGATGTGCGATGGGCGGCGAGCTGGGCCGCGGCGCCGCAGGACTACCAGCAGCTGCCGCCTGCGCTGCGCGCCGCGCCGCCGGAGGCGCTGGCCGCGTCCGGCGCGCAGACCTTGCGCGAGCGCCTGCTGCCGACGCTGGGCGGTCGCCGTGTGCGCATCCGTTTCTCGAACGTGTTCGGCAAGATGCCGCTGCACATCGCCGCCGCGAGCGTGGCGCGCAGCACCGGCGGTGCCGCCGTCTCGCCCGCCACGCTGCGCCAACTGCAATTCGGCGGCCGCACCGACATCACCCTCGCGCCGGGTGCCGAGGCATGGAGCGACGCGGCCCGCCTGAGCCTCGAGCCCGGCCAGGCGGCGGCGGTGAGCTTCGAGGTCGGTGCGCCGACGTCGTTCGCCACAGCGCACCATCTGCCGCCCGATGCGACCTGGATGCTGCCGGGCCGTGCGGTGATGCGGACGTCATGGCGCGATGCGGCGCCCTCGCCATGGAACCATGTCGTCACGGGGCTCGACGTTGCGAGCGCGACGGCGCCGCGCGTGGTCGTCGCCTTCGGCGATTCGATCACCGAAGGCGTGGGCGGCCGGGATGCGCAGGGCCAGCCGGGGTCCTATCCCGATCAGCTCGCGACGCGGCTTCGCGGCCAACCGGGCGGCAGGACCTCCTTCGCGGTGATCAATGCCGGCATCGCCGGCAACCGCCTGCTCGCGGACCGGATCGGCCCCGGCGGCATCGCGCGCTTCGGGCGCGACGTGCTGGGGCAGAGCGGCGTCACGCACGTGCTGATCCTGATCGGCATCAACGACCTGCTCTTCGGCCAGTCGCCTGGCCTGGCCGAAGGCGGCAAGCCCTTGCCGGAGATCCCCGGCGTCGAGCAGATCACTGCAGGACTGCAGCAGTTGATCCGGCAGGCTCGCGACAAGGGCGTGAAGGTGCTGCTGGGCACGCTGCTGCCCTTCAAGGGCATGCCGGCGCCGTACTGGAGCGGAGAGCGCGAGGCGCGCCGGCAGGCGGTGAACCGGTGGATCCGCGGCCGCCAGGATGTGGAAGCGGTGGTCGATTTCGATGCCGCGCTGCGCGACCCGGCCGACCCCGCGGCATTGAACCCGCTGTACGACAGCGGCGATCATCTGCATCCGAGCCATGCCGGCTACGCCGCCATGGCCGGCGCGGTCGATCCGCAGGAGCTGAGGGAATGA
- a CDS encoding YXWGXW repeat-containing protein: MKKLAVTLAVGAASLLSVGAVVVPTAAQAQPLVIQAPPPPRFERVPPPRRGFVWAPGHYKWRGGRHVWVGGFWVPARPGYVYRAPEWRQHGGRWEYSGGRWDRDGDGVPDRYDRRPNNPYRR; this comes from the coding sequence ATGAAAAAACTCGCTGTCACCCTGGCCGTCGGAGCCGCATCCCTGTTGTCGGTGGGGGCCGTGGTCGTGCCGACGGCCGCGCAGGCGCAGCCCCTGGTCATCCAGGCGCCGCCGCCGCCGCGCTTCGAGCGCGTTCCACCGCCGCGCCGCGGCTTCGTGTGGGCGCCTGGCCACTACAAGTGGCGTGGCGGACGGCATGTGTGGGTGGGCGGCTTCTGGGTGCCGGCGCGGCCGGGCTACGTCTACCGTGCGCCGGAGTGGCGGCAGCACGGTGGCCGCTGGGAATACTCCGGCGGCCGCTGGGACCGCGACGGCGATGGCGTGCCGGACCGCTATGACCGCAGGCCCAACAATCCCTACCGCCGCTGA
- a CDS encoding IclR family transcriptional regulator has translation MALSPELERAPDDKSRIQSIGKMMDILGCFSTTSRHLTLGQIAKSAGVPRPTAHRMLSALREIGFVEQDGRNGSYSLGIRLFELGSLALANLDLLREAKPYMDRLSRLSGESAHLGVFNGFEVIVVEREEPVDRPLRGVQPSESSPAYCTGVGKALLAFQKPEVIERVISNGLKAFTTNTITSPERLRSELEAIRARGYATDDSEHQLWTNCVAAPIRNASGHVFASISVTGAADRMTADRIVQLAPVVVQTADTIARQLGYEIPG, from the coding sequence ATGGCTTTGTCCCCGGAACTCGAACGCGCGCCTGACGACAAGAGCAGGATCCAGTCCATCGGCAAGATGATGGACATCCTGGGCTGCTTTTCCACCACCTCGCGCCACCTGACCCTCGGGCAGATCGCCAAATCGGCCGGCGTGCCGCGGCCGACGGCGCACCGGATGCTGTCGGCGCTGCGCGAGATCGGCTTCGTCGAACAGGACGGACGCAACGGAAGCTACAGCCTCGGCATCCGGCTGTTCGAGCTCGGAAGCCTTGCCTTGGCGAACCTCGACCTGCTGCGCGAAGCCAAGCCGTACATGGACCGGCTGTCGCGGCTGTCGGGCGAGTCGGCCCACCTCGGCGTGTTCAACGGCTTCGAAGTCATCGTGGTCGAGCGCGAGGAGCCGGTCGACCGGCCGCTGCGCGGGGTGCAGCCCAGCGAATCGTCGCCGGCCTACTGCACGGGCGTGGGCAAGGCGTTGCTGGCGTTCCAGAAACCGGAGGTCATCGAGCGCGTGATCTCGAACGGCCTGAAGGCCTTCACCACCAACACCATCACCTCGCCCGAGCGCCTGCGCTCGGAACTCGAGGCCATCCGTGCGCGCGGCTATGCCACCGATGATTCCGAGCACCAGCTCTGGACCAACTGTGTCGCGGCCCCGATCCGGAACGCCTCCGGCCACGTGTTCGCCTCGATCAGCGTGACCGGGGCCGCCGATCGAATGACCGCCGATCGCATCGTTCAGCTGGCGCCGGTCGTCGTCCAGACGGCCGACACGATCGCCCGCCAACTGGGTTACGAAATACCGGGCTGA
- a CDS encoding dihydrodipicolinate synthase family protein, with translation MTHPASSLRSKLTGVLPPITMPFDDQGDLVKGGLRKQIDFIIEQGSRAVVAGGSTGEGHTLTAAEYEMVMREAFDATAGRVPFVAGLIVQSTRDAIERTKSLKGLDIAALQVTPVHYLFKPDADATVEHFRAIHAATGIPIIIYNVIPWNYLSVDLMLRIMEEVPGVIGMKQSGGDLKSISDLLLRCKPESLVLSGVDALLYPGFCLGIHGAISALTSAVPGVVVAMQRAVEAGNHALAKDIHFKLNALWNTLPHDNLPACVKYIQHLQGVPMFQPRAPMMRVTEAQKAAIKVALQPLLA, from the coding sequence ATGACCCATCCCGCCTCCAGCCTGCGAAGCAAGCTCACCGGCGTTCTGCCTCCCATCACCATGCCCTTCGATGACCAGGGCGACCTCGTGAAGGGCGGCTTGCGCAAGCAGATCGACTTCATCATCGAGCAGGGTTCGCGTGCCGTCGTCGCCGGCGGCAGCACCGGCGAGGGCCATACGCTGACGGCGGCCGAATACGAGATGGTGATGCGCGAAGCCTTCGACGCGACCGCGGGCCGCGTGCCGTTCGTGGCCGGCCTGATCGTCCAGAGCACGCGCGATGCCATCGAGCGCACCAAGAGCCTGAAGGGCCTCGACATCGCGGCGCTGCAGGTCACGCCGGTCCACTACCTCTTCAAGCCCGATGCCGACGCGACCGTCGAGCACTTCCGGGCCATCCATGCGGCGACCGGCATTCCGATCATCATCTACAACGTCATCCCCTGGAACTACCTGAGCGTCGACCTGATGCTGCGCATCATGGAAGAAGTGCCGGGCGTGATCGGCATGAAGCAAAGCGGCGGCGATCTCAAGTCGATCTCCGACCTGCTGCTGCGCTGCAAGCCGGAAAGCCTGGTCCTGTCGGGCGTCGATGCGCTCCTCTATCCCGGCTTCTGTCTCGGCATCCATGGCGCCATCAGCGCGCTGACCAGCGCCGTTCCCGGCGTCGTCGTGGCCATGCAGAGGGCCGTCGAGGCCGGCAACCACGCGCTCGCGAAAGACATCCACTTCAAGCTCAACGCGCTGTGGAACACGCTGCCGCACGACAACCTGCCGGCCTGCGTCAAGTACATCCAGCATCTGCAGGGCGTGCCGATGTTCCAGCCGCGCGCTCCGATGATGCGCGTGACCGAGGCCCAGAAGGCCGCGATCAAGGTCGCTCTCCAGCCGCTGCTGGCTTGA